Proteins encoded in a region of the Gallalistipes aquisgranensis genome:
- a CDS encoding RagB/SusD family nutrient uptake outer membrane protein, with protein MKKILLFGALLGVLSSCSEFMKESSQDLMIPKSVKDYKEFLYGEGLANGTDLTPYLELMSDDVVDVVDQCPIVNDWREKMWGYYTWQQNPELDVLNTQQDDKAWDRYYHKVLIANIIIDAVPDAEGSDAEKNDLYGEAYFLRALSYYMLVNLYGEPYDEATAASAKGVPVNLEATVQNVQFARASVEAVYGQIESDLQASIRHFKQAGIEKTIFRPNLATSYLMASRVALVMKNWDHTIKYADSVEMVSSAGLYDLNSFSGDKTFLNRQNPELLFSYGGFSLHDYIKNYSNWTAAYMPSPELMGLYEKGEEAEGEEEGPAAGRDLRLDHFYTMVECWAVNYQCPFKYYGSDYNIYPQVFRLAEAYLNRAEAYAESGNTAGAVADLNALRRNRFTSGYELPAGLSREETIARVRDERRMELAFEGFRWFDLRRWGCPKIEHVYTDVNNPVSGQTYVLEAGSVSYTLPIPRSELDKNLVIENINRPVSNPK; from the coding sequence ATGAAAAAGATATTGTTATTCGGTGCGTTGCTGGGAGTGCTCTCCTCCTGCAGCGAGTTCATGAAGGAGAGTTCGCAGGACCTGATGATCCCCAAGTCCGTGAAGGATTACAAGGAGTTCCTCTACGGCGAGGGATTGGCCAACGGAACCGACCTGACTCCCTATCTCGAACTGATGTCGGACGATGTGGTCGATGTGGTCGATCAGTGTCCGATCGTAAATGACTGGCGGGAGAAGATGTGGGGCTACTATACGTGGCAGCAGAATCCCGAACTGGACGTGCTGAACACCCAGCAGGACGACAAGGCATGGGATCGGTATTATCATAAGGTGTTGATCGCCAATATTATCATCGACGCGGTTCCCGATGCCGAGGGGTCCGACGCGGAGAAGAACGATCTGTACGGCGAAGCCTATTTCCTGCGCGCCCTCTCCTATTACATGCTGGTGAACCTCTACGGGGAACCGTACGACGAAGCGACGGCCGCTTCGGCCAAAGGGGTGCCCGTCAATCTGGAGGCCACCGTTCAGAACGTGCAGTTCGCCCGGGCTTCGGTGGAGGCGGTCTATGGCCAGATCGAATCGGACCTTCAGGCTTCCATCCGGCATTTCAAACAGGCCGGCATCGAGAAGACCATTTTCCGGCCCAACCTGGCGACCTCCTACCTGATGGCTTCCCGGGTCGCCCTCGTCATGAAGAACTGGGATCATACGATCAAATACGCCGATTCCGTGGAGATGGTCTCGTCCGCCGGTTTGTACGACCTGAACTCCTTTTCGGGGGACAAGACTTTCCTGAACCGGCAGAATCCCGAACTGCTCTTCTCCTATGGAGGATTCTCTCTGCATGACTATATCAAGAATTATTCTAACTGGACGGCTGCCTATATGCCTTCGCCGGAGTTGATGGGCCTCTATGAGAAAGGCGAGGAAGCGGAAGGAGAAGAAGAAGGTCCGGCCGCCGGCAGGGACCTGCGTCTGGATCATTTCTATACGATGGTCGAGTGTTGGGCCGTTAATTATCAATGTCCTTTCAAGTACTATGGAAGCGATTACAACATTTATCCGCAGGTGTTCCGGCTGGCCGAAGCATATCTGAACCGGGCCGAAGCGTACGCCGAGAGCGGGAACACCGCCGGGGCGGTCGCCGATCTGAACGCGCTGCGCCGGAACCGTTTCACCTCCGGCTACGAGCTTCCCGCAGGGCTTTCCCGGGAGGAGACGATCGCCCGCGTGAGGGACGAGCGCCGTATGGAACTGGCATTCGAAGGGTTCCGTTGGTTCGATCTGCGCCGGTGGGGATGCCCGAAGATCGAGCATGTGTACACGGATGTCAACAATCCTGTTTCGGGCCAGACGTACGTATTGGAGGCGGGGAGCGTTTCCTACACGCTGCCCATTCCGAGATCGGAGCTGGATAAGAATCTGGTCATCGAAAACATCAACCGTCCGGTCAGCAATCCGAAATAA
- a CDS encoding SusC/RagA family TonB-linked outer membrane protein encodes MKKQCVGLRSFLCRHLAWCVMLAGILSLTAMSLSGFAQGKAPAVAKGTVVDQSGKPIAGVAVVIKGTSIGTATDAKGKYELELFDRKNVVLVYSMLGMKKQEIPYRNNTPVVVKMEEAAESVDEVVVTGYQKIDKRELSSSIVSIKGADLVGGAQMSLDRMLVGRLPGVAVSGLTSTPGAAPKIRIRGQSSITGNREPVWVLDGIILEEPVNISAEELNSPDYVNLIGNAIGSVNPEDIERVDILKDASATAIYGVKAANGVIVVTTKKGTKGAPQVNYTATLTVTSPPTYDKMFRMNSADRIDMSIEMQNRGLQFSTSTAMDVGYEGALQRLWNREIDYPEFLSQVNTLRTNNTDWYGELFRTAFSHQHSISVSGGNEKTDYYFSGGYANDRSVTIGEDVDRYTAMIKLNTQLAKNLKVGFKLAGSMSETDRPHTSIDMYEYAYNTSRAIPLYNPDGSLSFYTGGMGHKSAKLPYNIMNELEHGGYGSTNTNLSLNVNLDWDIAPWIKYSTVLGIARNQNEEDTWADEQSFYISQMRGLAYGSIVPLPDEDKDYADNYSLPYGGELINRNTSNNSYTWRNSLALFKNFGKHSLSANLGQEVRSSKYDGVKTTQYGYLPDRGKKFVDIDPIQWPAYAKLLRSHPDEITDTKDNVLSYYATATYSYDGRYIANFNIRTDGSNKFGQDPSVRFLPIWSVSGRWNIANEKFFEPLLGVFNDLSIRGSYGIQGNVHPDQTPNLITSLGSLDGMTQEYIATLSKYPNTKLRWEKTNSYNLAVDFALLNNRIYGSFDYYYKKGKDQVVQKTLAPSTGADYVAINEGDVENKGWDLAVSFVPVQTKNWTWHISFNTGKNYNKVLNAGEDQSITWSDFVDGSLVVNGSALNSFYSYRFNKLDSEGYPTFFGTEQKDGDKALVHSQQEAFDRVFAYSGKRDPDLTGGISTYVRYKRFTFNCLFSFSFGNKVRLNDLYESAGQALPTPEQNMSSEFVGRWQKPGDENFTNIPVLSQEALEIRDNEVLYRYANNMWDMYNKSDLRVVSGNYLRCRSMSLRYDFDPKLLKKVYMKGASLSFDAGNVFVIKSKDLKGRDPEQLELGSRTVPPQRSYSLRLSITF; translated from the coding sequence ATGAAGAAACAGTGTGTGGGACTCAGGTCGTTTTTGTGCCGGCATCTGGCGTGGTGCGTCATGCTGGCGGGGATACTCTCCCTGACGGCGATGAGTCTGTCCGGTTTTGCCCAGGGCAAAGCTCCGGCGGTGGCCAAAGGTACGGTGGTCGATCAGAGCGGGAAGCCTATCGCAGGCGTGGCCGTGGTGATCAAGGGTACCAGTATCGGTACGGCGACCGATGCGAAAGGCAAGTATGAGCTCGAGTTGTTCGACCGCAAGAACGTGGTGCTCGTCTACTCCATGCTGGGCATGAAGAAACAGGAGATTCCCTACCGGAATAACACTCCGGTCGTCGTGAAGATGGAGGAGGCTGCCGAGAGTGTCGACGAGGTGGTGGTGACGGGATACCAGAAGATCGACAAGCGCGAGCTGTCCAGCTCCATCGTTTCGATCAAGGGGGCCGATCTGGTGGGCGGCGCCCAGATGTCGCTCGACCGGATGCTGGTCGGACGGTTGCCGGGCGTGGCCGTGTCGGGTCTGACCTCTACGCCGGGTGCGGCGCCCAAGATACGTATCCGGGGCCAGAGCTCCATCACGGGTAACCGCGAACCGGTGTGGGTGCTCGACGGGATCATCTTGGAAGAGCCCGTGAACATTTCGGCCGAGGAGCTCAACAGCCCCGACTATGTGAATCTGATCGGCAATGCCATCGGGTCGGTCAACCCCGAAGACATCGAGCGGGTCGATATTCTGAAAGACGCTTCGGCGACGGCCATCTACGGAGTGAAGGCCGCCAACGGCGTGATCGTGGTGACGACCAAGAAGGGAACCAAAGGAGCGCCGCAGGTGAACTATACCGCTACGCTGACGGTCACTTCGCCTCCGACCTACGACAAGATGTTCCGCATGAACTCGGCCGACCGGATCGACATGTCCATCGAAATGCAGAACCGAGGCCTGCAGTTTTCGACCTCGACGGCCATGGACGTGGGATACGAGGGAGCGCTCCAGAGGCTGTGGAACCGGGAGATCGACTACCCCGAATTCCTGTCGCAGGTCAACACGCTGCGCACCAACAACACGGACTGGTACGGCGAGCTGTTCCGTACGGCGTTCAGCCACCAGCACTCGATTTCCGTGTCGGGCGGCAATGAGAAGACCGACTACTATTTTTCGGGCGGTTATGCCAACGACAGGAGCGTGACCATCGGCGAGGACGTGGACCGTTACACGGCCATGATCAAACTGAACACCCAGCTGGCGAAAAACCTCAAGGTGGGTTTCAAACTCGCCGGGTCGATGTCCGAGACCGACCGTCCGCATACTTCGATCGACATGTACGAGTATGCCTACAACACATCCCGGGCCATCCCCCTGTACAACCCGGACGGAAGCCTCTCTTTCTATACGGGGGGCATGGGGCATAAATCCGCCAAACTTCCGTACAATATCATGAATGAGCTGGAGCACGGCGGATACGGAAGCACCAATACGAACCTTTCGCTCAACGTCAATCTCGATTGGGATATCGCTCCCTGGATCAAGTATTCGACCGTGCTCGGTATCGCACGCAACCAGAACGAGGAGGATACATGGGCCGACGAGCAGAGTTTCTATATCTCTCAGATGCGGGGACTGGCTTACGGAAGTATCGTTCCCCTGCCGGACGAAGACAAGGATTATGCAGACAATTATTCCCTGCCCTATGGCGGCGAGTTGATCAACCGGAACACCTCCAACAACTCCTATACGTGGCGGAACAGTCTGGCCCTGTTCAAAAACTTCGGCAAGCACAGCCTCTCCGCGAACCTGGGCCAGGAGGTGCGCTCTTCGAAATACGACGGAGTGAAGACCACCCAGTACGGTTACCTGCCCGACCGCGGCAAGAAGTTCGTGGATATCGACCCGATCCAGTGGCCGGCCTATGCCAAACTGCTGCGCTCCCATCCCGACGAGATTACCGACACGAAGGACAACGTGCTTTCGTACTATGCGACGGCTACCTACTCCTATGACGGGCGTTACATCGCCAACTTCAATATCCGTACGGACGGTTCCAACAAGTTCGGACAGGACCCCAGCGTACGTTTCCTGCCGATCTGGTCGGTGTCGGGACGTTGGAATATCGCCAACGAGAAGTTCTTCGAACCGCTGCTCGGCGTGTTCAACGACCTCTCGATCCGCGGGTCGTACGGTATCCAGGGTAACGTGCACCCCGACCAGACGCCCAACCTGATCACCTCGCTCGGGTCGCTGGACGGTATGACGCAGGAGTATATCGCCACCCTTTCGAAGTATCCCAACACGAAACTGCGTTGGGAGAAGACCAATTCGTATAACCTGGCCGTTGATTTCGCCCTGCTCAACAACCGGATTTACGGTTCGTTCGACTACTACTACAAGAAGGGCAAGGACCAGGTCGTGCAGAAGACGCTGGCCCCCTCGACCGGAGCCGATTACGTGGCTATCAACGAGGGCGACGTGGAGAACAAGGGCTGGGACCTGGCCGTGTCGTTCGTTCCGGTCCAGACCAAGAACTGGACATGGCACATCTCCTTCAATACGGGTAAGAACTACAACAAGGTGCTGAATGCCGGGGAGGACCAGTCCATCACGTGGAGCGATTTCGTGGACGGATCGCTGGTGGTCAACGGTTCGGCGCTGAACAGCTTCTATTCCTACCGGTTCAACAAGCTGGACAGCGAAGGATACCCCACCTTCTTCGGAACGGAGCAGAAGGACGGAGACAAAGCCCTCGTACATTCGCAGCAGGAGGCCTTCGACCGCGTATTCGCTTACAGCGGCAAGCGCGATCCGGACCTGACCGGCGGTATCTCCACCTACGTGCGTTACAAACGGTTTACCTTCAACTGCCTCTTCTCGTTCAGCTTCGGCAACAAAGTGCGTCTGAACGACCTGTACGAATCCGCAGGACAGGCGCTTCCCACGCCGGAGCAGAACATGTCCAGCGAGTTCGTGGGCCGCTGGCAGAAGCCCGGCGACGAGAACTTCACGAACATTCCCGTGCTCTCCCAGGAGGCTCTGGAGATCAGGGACAACGAGGTTCTGTACCGGTATGCCAATAACATGTGGGACATGTACAACAAGAGCGACCTGCGGGTCGTGTCGGGCAACTACCTGCGCTGCCGATCCATGTCGCTGCGTTACGATTTCGATCCCAAACTGCTGAAAAAGGTATATATGAAGGGGGCGAGCCTCAGTTTCGACGCGGGCAACGTGTTCGTCATCAAATCCAAGGATTTGAAGGGCCGCGATCCCGAACAGCTCGAACTGGGTTCGCGCACCGTTCCTCCCCAGAGGAGCTACTCCTTACGTTTGAGTATAACTTTCTAA
- a CDS encoding response regulator transcription factor, whose protein sequence is MNAPLKIAVVEPSLIIRSGLLSVLGRLNGLNIQIVEIGQVDQLAKSLGWQQPDVLIVNPSLLGLFSLERIKGESGCRALRCVALQYSLADNAALKGYDEVITVYDTAEQIREKLLRLSGEEQRAEPRQETLSAREREIVVGVVKGLTNKQIAAQLCLSAHTVITHRRNIAAKLQIHSPAGLTIYAIVNKLVEINDIKDTIAEE, encoded by the coding sequence ATGAACGCTCCGTTGAAAATAGCCGTCGTCGAACCTTCGCTCATCATCCGGAGCGGTCTGCTCTCCGTGCTGGGGCGGCTCAACGGGCTGAATATCCAGATCGTGGAGATCGGACAGGTCGATCAGCTCGCCAAGTCGCTCGGCTGGCAGCAGCCCGATGTGCTGATCGTCAACCCTTCCCTGTTAGGTCTCTTTTCGCTGGAGCGGATCAAGGGCGAATCGGGGTGCCGGGCTCTGCGGTGCGTGGCCTTGCAGTATTCGCTGGCGGACAATGCGGCGCTGAAGGGATACGACGAGGTGATCACGGTGTACGATACGGCCGAACAGATTCGGGAAAAATTGCTCCGCCTGAGCGGGGAGGAGCAGAGGGCCGAGCCGCGCCAGGAGACGCTCAGCGCCCGCGAAAGGGAGATCGTCGTGGGTGTGGTGAAGGGACTCACCAATAAACAGATCGCCGCACAGCTCTGCCTGTCGGCCCATACGGTCATCACCCACCGGCGCAATATCGCCGCCAAGCTCCAGATCCACAGCCCGGCCGGGCTGACCATTTACGCCATTGTCAACAAACTGGTGGAGATCAACGACATCAAGGACACGATCGCCGAGGAGTAG
- a CDS encoding hemerythrin domain-containing protein, with protein sequence MHKLGKYKGSERMCDLVGANYPMLLVMSRFGIALGFGDKTIAEVCADSGVDERVFLAIVNLLLGEEGEPVEVDPALDPGAVVEYLQNSHAYFLDFRLPAIRRKLIEAIDCGQSDLSFAILRFFDQYVDEVRRHMHYEDQTVFPYVRSLAEGHPDCYNIDIFRRRHDSVEARLTELKNILIKYYPARGSNELNSVLFDIFTCAEDLASHNRIEDSLLVPLVARLEREREGRR encoded by the coding sequence ATGCATAAACTGGGAAAGTACAAGGGCTCGGAACGGATGTGCGATCTGGTGGGAGCCAATTATCCGATGCTGCTGGTGATGAGCCGTTTCGGTATCGCGCTCGGTTTCGGCGACAAGACGATCGCCGAAGTGTGCGCCGACAGCGGGGTGGACGAGCGGGTCTTTCTGGCCATCGTGAATCTGCTGCTCGGCGAGGAGGGCGAACCTGTGGAGGTCGATCCGGCGCTCGATCCCGGGGCCGTGGTCGAATATCTCCAGAATTCCCATGCCTATTTCCTCGATTTCCGTCTGCCGGCCATCCGGCGGAAACTGATCGAGGCCATAGACTGCGGGCAGAGCGACCTCTCGTTTGCGATCCTCCGCTTCTTCGACCAGTATGTGGATGAGGTCCGCCGGCACATGCACTACGAGGACCAGACGGTTTTCCCCTATGTGCGTTCGCTGGCGGAAGGCCACCCCGACTGCTATAACATCGACATCTTCCGGCGCCGGCACGACAGCGTGGAGGCACGGCTCACCGAACTGAAGAACATTCTGATCAAATACTATCCGGCCCGGGGCAGCAACGAACTCAACAGCGTGCTGTTCGACATCTTTACCTGTGCCGAAGACCTGGCTTCCCACAACCGGATAGAGGACAGCCTGCTGGTACCGCTGGTCGCCCGTCTCGAACGGGAGAGGGAGGGAAGGCGATGA
- a CDS encoding DUF2023 family protein, producing MSARDYLRFGQMKMFMHHIYEYRKGIRNLVLCTMCPTCAQLLSERLERQGIDYLVRPVGEEKVNLFFGKRACLEAIRSFVDKPLNKLTPEEDFMLGAMLGYDITIQCERFCRRRAAAQESFS from the coding sequence ATGAGTGCCCGGGATTACCTCCGCTTCGGGCAGATGAAGATGTTCATGCATCACATCTACGAGTACCGGAAGGGTATCCGCAACCTGGTGCTCTGCACCATGTGTCCCACCTGTGCACAGTTGCTCTCCGAACGGCTGGAACGCCAGGGTATCGACTATCTGGTCCGGCCGGTGGGGGAGGAGAAGGTGAATCTGTTCTTCGGCAAGCGGGCCTGCCTGGAGGCGATCCGCTCCTTCGTGGACAAGCCGCTGAACAAACTGACGCCCGAAGAGGATTTCATGCTCGGGGCGATGCTCGGGTACGACATAACGATACAGTGCGAACGGTTCTGCCGCCGGCGGGCCGCCGCACAGGAGAGTTTTTCATAG
- the fldA gene encoding flavodoxin FldA, producing the protein MKKFGIFYGSTTGTTEELAGRVAGALGVSAADVHNVANTSAAGAKEYDVLVLGSSTWGSGELQDDWYDFLKALGAEDLSGKAVALFGCGDSESYPDTFCDALALIRDGLSSTGCRFVGAYEPQDYAETGSAVCRDGKFVGLAVDEMNEPDKTEARLARWAGLVKEQVA; encoded by the coding sequence ATGAAAAAGTTCGGAATATTCTATGGCAGCACCACCGGCACGACCGAAGAGTTGGCCGGACGGGTGGCCGGGGCACTGGGCGTGTCGGCGGCCGATGTGCACAATGTGGCGAATACTTCCGCCGCCGGGGCGAAGGAGTATGACGTGCTCGTGCTGGGTTCCTCTACCTGGGGCAGCGGAGAGCTGCAGGACGACTGGTATGATTTTCTGAAGGCGCTCGGCGCCGAGGACCTTTCGGGCAAGGCGGTCGCCCTGTTCGGCTGCGGCGATTCCGAATCCTATCCCGACACGTTCTGCGATGCGCTGGCCCTGATCCGGGACGGCCTCTCTTCGACGGGGTGCCGTTTCGTGGGGGCATACGAGCCGCAGGATTACGCCGAGACGGGGTCTGCCGTGTGCAGGGACGGGAAGTTCGTGGGACTGGCCGTGGACGAGATGAACGAGCCCGACAAGACCGAGGCGAGGCTCGCCCGTTGGGCCGGACTGGTAAAGGAACAGGTCGCATGA
- a CDS encoding TonB-dependent receptor, producing the protein MKHTAKKLLLLAVLLTATATAWAQSRGNLTGRVTDESGSPLPGATVLIKGTTLGTATELDGYYTLRGITPGDSVTVTVDYLGYSPVSRKVKIEAGKTATVNFVMKQLTTKIEGVVVSAVVDGQQRALNQQRSADNMMQVLSADAMGRFPDLNVADALRRLSGVTSDGSEVQMRGTPANFTNININGEQMMGSAEGGRRNEGLEVIPSDVLASMEVQKTLLPSNDGDAIAGVINMRTATARSTVASFKVDLGTGYNFLRDKMSWNGKAAYSQRFFANNKNPNGRFGIAANYSYFNTKEGYDRLEAQSWQEQTITDKASGGERTGYVPTDFRYRYQESTIERQGATLTLDYAPNQDTKIVFSTIFNQRTNEGTRYRNRSRFRGNYYDMGDGVLGADRIRNITQVTGSDETVNNLSLNLDGETTLGNWKIDGGLFYSQSRRFYESEMNGFQTPEWRAGKTAAGIAIPKKTVVATMPSITTKYLTMDYTDGWMPEGEAAPNALSRYNLYISENWDYQNFGHNFTVKGNAAYNYFIADKFASTFTFGAKGKFMYNTGYVPDYCNIYDVEASDANSLTNMIYKTQLDSKWLDGHLPFGVAPDLDKVRAYLASNPSEVSVDEVTSNGARDGYYYQGRENIGAAYVMNKMQFNKLMVLVGARIENTHVDYKANKITRQYDANEEDFVGYTKEPADSSLSYTKFLPNVQFKYDLNKNTIFRLAWTTGYSRPNLDELVPKQNMSIEPLQVTLGNPNLKPAYAHNLDFLFERYLSNVGVISGGVFYKHIKNFHYLSQMMSTGDLFGGEEYRITQTKNGEAAKVFGAEITLNSSLTFLPGFLKNLVFTSNYTYVHSKATTDVDRGTTRLPGQAAHTANLALAYSTKRFTLQAAFNYNGSYIVAFGSNPEEDQWRDGRWQMDVNGSVQLCKGLSFWVEAVNVLNAEEYTYIGNKSRVYELEYNGAYGRLGFTYRF; encoded by the coding sequence ATGAAACACACAGCCAAGAAACTCCTGCTGCTGGCGGTTTTGCTGACCGCCACGGCTACGGCATGGGCCCAGTCGCGGGGTAACCTGACCGGCCGGGTGACCGATGAGTCGGGCAGTCCGCTGCCCGGTGCGACGGTGCTCATCAAGGGGACTACTCTGGGTACGGCTACCGAGTTGGACGGGTACTATACGCTGCGCGGGATCACCCCGGGCGACAGCGTGACCGTCACGGTGGATTACCTCGGATATTCTCCGGTGAGCCGGAAGGTGAAGATCGAAGCCGGCAAGACCGCTACGGTCAACTTCGTGATGAAACAGCTCACGACCAAGATCGAGGGCGTGGTGGTATCGGCCGTCGTGGACGGACAGCAGCGGGCCCTGAACCAGCAGCGTTCCGCCGACAACATGATGCAGGTACTCTCGGCCGACGCCATGGGCCGTTTCCCCGACTTGAACGTGGCCGACGCCCTGCGCCGTCTGAGCGGTGTCACGTCGGACGGTTCCGAGGTGCAGATGCGCGGTACGCCCGCCAACTTCACCAACATCAACATCAATGGCGAACAGATGATGGGATCGGCCGAGGGCGGACGTCGTAACGAGGGTCTGGAGGTGATTCCTTCCGACGTGCTCGCTTCGATGGAGGTGCAGAAGACGCTGCTTCCCTCGAACGACGGCGACGCCATCGCCGGTGTGATCAACATGCGTACGGCTACGGCCCGTTCGACGGTGGCCTCGTTCAAGGTGGACCTCGGAACGGGATACAACTTCCTGCGCGACAAGATGTCGTGGAACGGCAAGGCCGCCTATTCGCAGCGGTTCTTCGCCAACAACAAGAACCCCAACGGACGTTTCGGTATCGCCGCCAATTACAGCTACTTCAATACGAAAGAGGGTTACGACCGTCTGGAGGCACAGAGCTGGCAGGAGCAGACAATTACGGACAAAGCTTCGGGCGGAGAGAGAACGGGATATGTGCCGACCGATTTCCGCTACCGCTATCAGGAGAGCACGATCGAGCGTCAGGGAGCAACCCTTACGTTGGATTACGCGCCCAACCAGGATACGAAGATCGTGTTCAGCACCATTTTCAACCAGCGTACCAACGAGGGTACCCGCTACCGTAACCGGAGCCGTTTCCGCGGCAATTATTACGATATGGGCGACGGGGTGCTGGGTGCCGACCGTATCCGGAACATCACCCAGGTGACGGGTTCCGACGAGACTGTCAATAACCTGAGTCTCAATCTGGACGGAGAGACGACTCTCGGCAACTGGAAGATCGACGGAGGACTCTTTTACAGTCAGTCGCGCCGTTTTTACGAAAGCGAGATGAACGGTTTCCAGACCCCCGAGTGGAGGGCCGGAAAAACTGCCGCAGGAATCGCCATTCCGAAGAAAACGGTGGTAGCTACGATGCCTTCGATCACGACCAAATATCTGACGATGGACTATACGGACGGCTGGATGCCCGAAGGCGAGGCCGCTCCCAATGCGCTTTCGCGCTATAACCTCTATATCAGCGAGAACTGGGACTACCAGAACTTCGGCCACAACTTCACGGTGAAGGGCAACGCTGCCTACAACTACTTCATCGCCGATAAGTTCGCTTCGACCTTCACGTTCGGTGCCAAAGGCAAGTTCATGTACAATACGGGTTATGTGCCCGACTATTGCAACATCTACGATGTGGAGGCCAGCGATGCCAACAGCCTGACCAACATGATCTACAAGACCCAGCTCGACAGCAAGTGGCTGGACGGCCATCTGCCGTTCGGCGTGGCTCCCGATCTGGATAAGGTCCGCGCTTATCTGGCCAGCAATCCTTCGGAGGTTTCGGTCGACGAGGTGACCTCCAACGGGGCCCGTGACGGTTACTATTATCAGGGTCGTGAAAATATCGGCGCCGCCTATGTGATGAACAAGATGCAGTTCAACAAGCTGATGGTGCTGGTCGGTGCCCGTATCGAGAATACGCACGTGGATTACAAGGCCAACAAGATCACCCGCCAGTACGATGCGAATGAAGAGGATTTCGTGGGTTATACGAAAGAGCCGGCCGACTCCTCGCTGAGCTACACCAAGTTCCTGCCCAACGTGCAGTTCAAGTACGACCTGAACAAGAATACGATCTTCCGTCTGGCCTGGACCACCGGTTATTCCCGTCCAAACCTGGATGAACTGGTTCCCAAGCAGAATATGTCGATCGAGCCGTTGCAGGTTACGCTGGGTAACCCCAACCTGAAACCGGCCTATGCGCACAATCTCGACTTCCTGTTCGAGCGTTACCTGTCGAACGTGGGTGTCATCTCCGGAGGCGTGTTCTACAAGCATATCAAGAACTTCCACTATCTGAGCCAGATGATGAGCACCGGCGATCTGTTCGGCGGCGAGGAGTACCGGATCACGCAGACCAAGAACGGCGAGGCCGCCAAGGTGTTCGGTGCCGAGATCACGCTGAACTCCAGCCTGACTTTCCTGCCCGGATTCCTGAAGAATCTGGTCTTCACCAGCAACTACACCTACGTGCACTCCAAGGCGACGACCGATGTGGACCGCGGTACGACGCGCCTGCCCGGCCAGGCCGCACATACCGCCAACCTCGCGCTGGCTTACTCGACCAAGCGTTTCACGCTGCAGGCTGCCTTCAACTACAACGGTTCCTACATCGTGGCCTTCGGTTCGAATCCCGAAGAGGACCAGTGGCGCGACGGCCGCTGGCAGATGGACGTCAACGGTTCGGTCCAGCTCTGCAAGGGTCTCTCTTTCTGGGTTGAGGCTGTGAACGTGCTCAATGCGGAAGAGTATACCTATATAGGTAACAAATCGCGCGTGTACGAACTGGAGTATAACGGTGCTTACGGCCGTCTCGGCTTCACCTACCGCTTCTAA